The genomic interval TCATTCGAAATTACATCATGAAAATCAATCTCGAGGGATGGACAGGCATCTTATGTTTATCTATACAATTAGCCTTGGCTTCTGTCATATCGATAGGGTCGGAAAGCTTTTTTGCACAAATTTATATTTTAATTCTCGTTGGAGAATTTAGCTTTTATCGCAGCAGAAACCTTTCGATTATCTTTACTACGGTGAGCTATCTCAGTTTTGTGCTAGGACTTTTGGTTTATCACCAATTCCCGCCCTTTAAAGAAATAGCTTATATGTTGCCTCGTATCATCGACTACTTTGCAATTTTTGGGATAAGCCTCCTTGCAAAAATTGCTTTTCAGCAAAAGAATCAGCTGGCTAAAGACAATGAGCAGTTGCGAATCGCATCCATTGAATTAGCAAAGAAAACACAATTACAAGAACGGACTAGAATATCCCGTGACATTCATGATTCCGTTGGACACACGTTGACATCAGCGTTAGCCGGCCTGCAAACAGCAGCACATGCGATTGAGAAAAACAATTATGCGATTGCAAAAGATATGATCAATAGAACGAAAGAATATATTGACAATGGTTTGGATGATGTGCGAAGCTCGGTGCAGCTGCTGCATGAAAATGTTCTAGATCAACCTTTTATACCTGAGCTTATTAAGCTGATCGATGAAACGATGAGACAAACTCAGGTGGAAATTACATGCGAGATTGATGCAGCATTGCCTAAACTGCAGCCAATAGTCGAGATAACGATTTATCGGGCATTGCAAGAAGGCCTTACTAATGGTATTCGGCATGGTTGCAGTACCCATTTTGAGTTTTCGCTAACTTATCGTGAGGGGCAGATCCGGTTTATTTTATCCAATAATGGAAAAGTTCCATCGCAATTTGTTCATGGTTTTGGTTTGAAAGCGATGAATGAGAGAGTAAAGGAAATTGGCGGAGAATTAACGATTTTGAACGAGCGTGCTGCCGATGGTGTAGCACTAGACATAAGCATACCTATTCAGAGGAAAACGATAGAGCGGAGGGAGCAAATTGTCTAAAAGAACGATTGTGATAGCAGACGATCAGCCCTTAATTCGCGATGGTTTGGCAGCTATTTTAAGTATGGAGGAAGAATATTTAGTTGTTGCTACAACGTGTGATGGGTTGGCAACGATAGCGCAAGTGCGATTGCACCGCCCCGAGCTGGTTTTAATGGACATCCATATGCCGAAGTTAGATGGTTTGGAAGCAACAAAACGAATCAAAACTGAGTTTCCGGATACCAAAGTGCTCGTTCTGACAACGTTCGAGGATGAGGAATACATATGGGAAGCGATACGGTATGGAGCTAACGGCTTTTTAGTTAAAGGGGTTGAGACTAAGAAGCTTCTCTCTACGATTCAGGATTGTTTAGAGGAGAGAATCAATTATCCCAGTCGCATTCAGAAACGTCTTGTACAGGCTCTTAACTTTCCAGAACAGCATGAACAAGGATCACCCAATGAAATTTCCGAGCCTTATTCAATCGAGCAGACTGATGACATGCTGAATGGTTTGTCCGCACAGGAACGAAATATTGTAATGCAGTTGAAACAAGGGAAGTCGAATCAAGCTATCGCTTCTGAATTGTTTTTAACGACGGGTACAGTAAAAAATTATTTGAGTGCGATTTACAAAAAACTGAAGGTTTCGAGCCGAACGGAAGCAATCGCATATCTTCATCATTCTTCGGGAACATCATCACCCCCGAGTTCTACGTAGTCGATTGCCGAAAAAGCTGATTTTGGGATAGCCCGAAGTCAGCTTTTTTGCGTAGTCGTACGAAGTATTTTATGATGCGGCGCCATGCTTATTTGTTTAGTTTTTTTCGAAACCATAATCCCGTTCGACCTTGCAAACTCTTGTTTTGTAGCTGCTATACCATTCCGCTATTCCTTGTTGTTGTGCGACCAAATGCCGTTCATTTTGTTTCCATTTTTGAATCGCTTCAAGGGATTCCCAATAAGACACGGTAATGCCTAGCCCTTCTCTCGCACTTTCTACACCAAGATAACCCGGTTGAACGGAAGCAAGCTTCACCATTTCATCCGCCATTTCCTTGTATTGGTTCTCAATTGCTGTTCGTTCTGATGTAAATATGACAGCATAATAAGGCGGTTGTGGCGTTTTAGCAATTTCACTCATGATTTGCCTCCTTGAATTTGTTCATATAAAGTTTAAAGAAAATAATTATACAGTTGTTCTTATCGAAAATAAACAACAGGATGAGCAGAAACCAATATGTGTATTTTGAAAAACATAACGTTTGTGCTATCATAGTTTGTTCCGAATATTAGATTGATGGTAGCAAAAGATTACATATTCCTACACAAATGAGTATTCGAGCAATCACATCAATAGATGAAATTACATTGTTATTAATTCCTTGCCTTGGGAAGTATAACTATGAATGGATTCTAAGAACGACATCGAGAGGGAAACAAATGGAGCAAATGATTCAAGATTTAATTGGTATTGTGAATGATTTTTTATGGTCAAAGCTGTTGATTGTTATGCTTATTGCAATAGGCCTTTACTTCACCCTGCGGTCAAATGTACTGCAATTGCGTATGTTAAAGGAAATGTTCCGTCTGCTGTTTGAGTCCACAAGCGGTCCGCGCGGCAGCATTTCACCATTTCAGGCGTTTTGCATTAGTATGGCAGCTCGTGTAGGAACAGGGAATATTACCGGAATCGCTATCGCGATCGCGTTAGGTGGACCAGGGGCTGTGTTCTGGATGTGGATCATCGCCATTATTGGTTCAGCCTCAAGCTTCGTAGAAAGTACGCTTGCTCAGGTTTACAAGATTAAGGACGGAGAGAGCTTCCGCGGAGGCCCAGCTTATTATATGCAAGCGGGTTTAAAGAAGCGGTGGATGGGCGCCTTATTTGCGATCTTAATTACGCTGTCCTTCGGGCTCGTATTTAATGCTGTACAGTCGAACACGATTACGATTGCTTTTGAGAACTCTTTTGGCACCAATCGAATGGCAGTGGGATTGATTATGACAGCGATATTTGCCGTTATCATTATTGGCGGTGTTAAGCGGATCGCCAAGCTATCCGAATATATTGTGGTTGTGCTGGCGGTTTTGTATATTGGGGTTGCTCTTACGATTGTTGTGATAAATATTACAGATATGCCGGCAGTGCTTGCTTTAATTGTAAAAAATGCGTTCGGAATAGAACAAGTAGCCGGAGGATCACTTGGCGCAGCGCTTATGCATGGCGTAAAACGCGGTTTATTTTCTAACGAAGCAGGGATGGGCAGTGCTCCCAATGCTGCAGCTACCGCAACGACCAGTCATCCGGCGAAGCAAGGCTTGATCCAAGCGCTTGGTGTTCTGTTTGACACCTTAGTCATTTGTACGAGTACAGCATTTATTATTTTGCTGTCAGGCGTGTATGAACAGCAGGGACTAGGCGGAATAGAACTCACGCAAGCAGCTCTGAGCGTACATATGGGTTCATGGGCATCGGGCTTCCTAGCGATCATGGTTTTTCTGTTCGCGTTCAGCACATTGATGGGCAATTATTATTATGGGGAAACGAATATTGAGTTTCTCAACACCAGTAAAGTCTGGTTATGGCTATACCGCATTTGTGTGCTGGCGATGGTCATTTTCGGGTCGGTTGCCAAAGTGCAGCTTGTCTGGGATTTAGCAGATTTGTTCATGGGACTGATGGTGGTGGTCAATCTCATCGCCATTACTCTTTTATCACGAATCGCCTTTGATGTGCTGCGTAATTATATGCAGCAGAAGAAGGCAGGGCGTGATCCGCAATTTGTGAAGAGCAGCGTCAAAGGTTTGGAAGACGTGGAATGCTGGGATGACAAAGACGTCAAATAGAAAGATTCATTTTTAAAAATAATAATTGGATAGCCAAAAGCAGTTTACTTCTATATTCTTCAGGAGTAAGCTGTTTTTATTTATATGAAGATATTGTCTATTTGGAAAACGAAGCTTATCCTAAGCGGCTCAGTTTTATTTGAATGGGTTGATAATCGATGAAATATCCGAACGGAATGAGGCGAAATATGATGGACATAACAAAATTTTGTGAAGGTATCAGGCTTGATGAATCGGCTCAGCAGCATATGTTTGCCTACCGTATGATGGAAGAGGAATACAAGGCATACAAACAGCATTTTCAATTAGATCGAGACTCTTTTTTTGAGACTGTAAAGCAAACAGGGAGCTATCGAAAATTATTATTATATTTATTTATAAGATTTGCAGTAGATGCCTATGAGGAGTATCGAATTCGAGGGATTGAGGATGTCGTTTATTACGATACCTTCTCTGATATCCAGATTTGGAGCCAAAACTGTTTGCGTGATTACGGTGAATACGGAATTGAAGAATACAACTGGATGAAGGAGCATGTTCAGTTGCGCTTATTCCGATTGGGAAGATTACAGTTTCAGCCACTCGCTCTGAATTCTGATGTAGTAATTAACGGGCAAAAGGTAGTTAAAGATCAAATTGTGCTCAATGTACATATTCCATCCGGAGAGCCTCTTGACCCTCAAAGTGTAGAAAAGTCATTTGTTTTGGCAAGAGCTTTTTTTAGAGGAATATCTCCGGTGTATGTTTGTCATTCATGGCTGCTTTATCCGGAGTTAAGTGAAGTATTAAGCGTTGATTCCAATATCATACAGTTTCAAAAGCACTTTTACATTTATGATGTTGATGCAGCCTCAAGGGAAGCAGAACAAAGGATATTCAACCAATTGAAAGACAATCCATTCGAATATGAAGAGCAAACTAGTTTACAGCGCAGCGCCAAAGCTTATTTGGTTGCAGGTCACAAGCTGGGGAGCGGTTATGGGATCAAAATAAATGGGGAGAGTTAGTATTTTTTTTCTGTAAGTATTGGTCATTGTCTGGTTTTTAGCTTATAGAAGTGGTTGAGGAAGATTAAACTTGAGCAATATGAGAAGATAGACTCGGTACATCATATAAATCGGAAAGGAGACCTGCCTATGCGCTACCTTTATGAGTTTATCGAGCATCAAGATGACCTGCCGATTCGTCTGTTCGTCAACAGTGTTGCACATGTTCATTTTCATTGGCATAAGGAAATTGAAATTATATATGTGCTGCAGGGCTCTGTCACCATCTATTTGGACCAACATCAGTATTTATTGCAGCAGGACGATATCATCGTTGTCAGCAGCATGTCTGTACACAAAATCGAACGAACGAGTCAGGACAATGTGCTGCTGACATTGCAGTTTAACCCGGAATTGATGGATGAGGGCTCGTTTATCGGATGCAATTCCTTGCAACAGACGGATGAAAACCGTGAAAATTATGATAAAATTCGCCGCTGCTTGGCGCAGATGGCATGGGAAGCAAGCAAGAAAGCTCCTGGCTGCCGCAACTATTCATTGGGTTTTCTCCATATGTTGATTGGCCATTTGCTGCGTTATTTTTCAACAGGCCTAATCGAAGCAACACTCTCGGAGGGAAAGGCTTTTGACTATAAACGGCTTAATCGCGTGCTCCAGTTCGTGGACCGCCATTACAGTCAGAAGATATCATTGCAAACGATTGCCGATCAAGAGCATTTAAGCCTGCATTATTTCTCTCATTTCTTCAGTGATAAAATCGGCATCCCATTCCAGAAGTATTTAACATTGGTCCGTTTGGAGAAAGCAGTCATTGAATTGACGGAGTCCAGCAAAAGCATGACGCAAATCGCGCATGACTGCGGATTCGCTAATGTGAAGCTGTTCAATAAATATTTCAAAGAGAAGTACGAATGTACTCCAAGCGCGTTTCGGGAAGCAGTGTCTTCAGCTATGCCTGCCTCGCCTGCGAGGAAGCCGATTACTTACGAGGAATCGTCAAGCAGTGATTATTATGAAACCGACACTATTCTTGCGATGGAATCATTGTACCGTTATTTGGAGCGGGATGAAGAAGGAACGAACGCACTGGTAGCGAAGAGTGTTGTTTATACCAAGGTTGACATTAAAGTACGCGTGGATGAATCAGGCCAACCATTCGTGCCCCATTGGAATCGGATAACTACTGCCGGCAGAGCTATAGAAGGGCTGCGAGCGGATTGGCAGGAGCAATTTCTGGAATTGCAGCGAAACCTAGCATTCACTCATATACGCTTCCATGGCGTATTTAATGACGAGATGATGATATACAACGAGACGGATGACGGCGAACCAATCTATAATTGGGCCTATGTTGATAAGCTATATGACTTTTTACTTCAATCGGGCATACGTCCTTTTGTAGAATTGGGCTTCATGCCAACGCTGCTGCGCCGTTCAAGCGAAACTATTTTTTTGTGGAAGGGCAATATCGCTCCTCCAGCTATCCAGAACAAGTGGGATTCGCTTGTCCGTCAGTTTGTTCGCCATTGCTTGAATCGTTACGGAATTGATGAAGTAAAGAAGTGGTATTTTGAGGTGTGGAACGAGCCTGATCTGGCTGGCGTTTGCTGGGCGGGAACGAAGGAGCAGTATTTTGAATTTTACAAATCAACTGCCTTTTCGATCAAATCGATAAATCTTGAACTGAAGGTAGGCGGCCCTGCGCTTGGATATGGATCACTTTGGAATGAAAGTTGGGCGACTGATTTTATGTCTTATTGCCGTGCTGGGAATGTACCCATTGATTTTTTCTCATTCCATGTTTATTCCGAATATCCGAATCTGAAGGACGAGGCTGACACGTTGACGACGATTATGCCGCCATCATTCTATCTCGACAGCGTGAATAAGTTAAGATCGCAAATTGGAGCATATGAAGCCCCGCCTATGGAGCTTCATATGACGGAGTGGAACTTCTCCCTCTATGACCGAAATTTGGTGCATGATACGATGTTTATGGCATCGTTTGTCATCCATCAAGCTCTTCAGACGTTAGGCACAATGAATTCGATTGCCTTCTGGTCATTCACTGACGTTTTTGAAGAAAGCCATGTCCCACCGTCCATTTTCTATGGAGGTTTCGGTTTAATTAATAGAAACGGCCTCAAGAAGCCTAGCTATTATGCATTTGAACTGCTTGCCAAGCTGGGAGAGAAGATTGTGACTCGAGGGGATGGTTATATCGTAACGAGTCATAATGATGGGAGCCTGCAAATTTTAATGTACCATTATGTGCATGTGGATCAACTATTCGCAAGCGGCGATTGGTCAGGTCTGACGGAAAAAAGCCGATACTCCATCTTTGAAGAAAAGGGTGACAAAGCATTTCTAATAAAGCTGCAAGGCTTGAAAAGCAGCTATAAAATGACGAGCTATCAGCTTGACCGAGAGCATGGCTCTGCTTTTGATGAATGGATTCGAATGGGAACGCCTGTATACCCATCGAAGGAGGAACTCAATTATTTGCAAGGCAAAACCGGTCCCGAAATGAAGACGGAGCTTATAACCGATGCGGAAAGCTATGAACATACATTCGTAGTTCCGCCTCACGGGGTTAGGTTAATTACGTTGTTAAAGCAATATTGAGCATGTCACAAGCTCTAAAAGCCAGCGCCCCAGCTATCGAGGGGTGTTTTTTGCTGTGCAATTCAAACACTTAGATGCAACTCTATGGCTTTCGAGAGCGATTCGACAAAAAACAGACCATCATGCGGCAAATAAGAACAAGAAAGCGCTAACAAATGATTTTATACTAAGTAAGCAATCACAAACAGAGCAGAATATAACATGTAGGGGGAATGAAAATGGATCGATTGATGAAGTGGATGACCGAGAAATTCGCGCCTCGACTCGAAGCATTTACCAAAAATGTATGGGTGGATTCAATTCAAGAAGCGATTATGGTCACACTGCCGATGATTTTCATCGGTTCACTGATTACGCTTGTTTCTATTTTGAAGGATTATATACCGGGAATGCCTGATTTGACGCCAATAACAACGTTTAGCTTCGGGCTTCTCGGCATTTTTATCGCTTTTCTCACACCTTACATGGTCATGCAGAAGAAGGAACGCCATAAAATTAAGCTGATTGCAGGTGCGACTGGTTTGTCGCTGTTCCTCATGCTGCTTAAGCCTACGTTCGGAGATGACGGAACAGTCAAGTTTGTGCTTGAGCGATTTGGACCGTCTGGGATGATCACAGCACTCTTAGTGGGAATTTCAGTAGCAGCTGTCATGAATGCGTTTAACCGCTTCTCTTGGTTCAAGAAAGATACAAATCTGCCAGAATTTATTGTGGACTGGTTTGACTTTCTCGTCCCTATCGCTTTGATTCTGACAGGTGGCTGGCTTCTTATTTATCAGCTGCACTTCGATATTTTCGCTCTAATCGTGAGCTTGTTTGAGCCGCTTAACACAATTAGCCAAAGCTTGGCAGGCTTCGTCTTGTTTAATTTCGTTGGTGTTGTACTCTATTCCTTTGGCGTGAGCCCGTGGGTAATCACTCCGATATTATATTCCATATGGATTCCTGCCATCGAGGAAAATGCTGCTTTGGTTGCACAAGGGATGGAGCCCGTGAACATCAATACGTTTGAAACTTTTTTCTCCGGCTGGGTAGGGGTCGGCGGTCTCGGCGCAACATTGCCGCTTGTTATTTGGTTCCTATTTGCAAAGTCGAAAAAATTGAGTTCAATCGGCAAGGCGACTATCGTCCCTTCACTGTTCAATATTAATGAGCCTGTCATTTATGGCGCGCCGATTGCTTTTAATCCGTTATTGATGGTGCCGATGTGGATTAACGGCATTATAACGCCAATTATAGTATACATCGTGCTGGATCTCGGCCTTGTGGACATCCCAAGTAAAGTGTTTCAACTGTGGTATACGCCAATCGGCTTGTCCACGTATTTATTGTCTGGCTTAAACGGACTTTTATTGCTTGCCCTAGTTTTGTTTGTTATTTTCGTCGTTTGGTTTCCGTTTTTTAAAGTTTACGACATGCAGGAGCTAAAGAAGGAACAGCAAGAAGCCGAAGGGCAAGAAGGATAGGCAAGATAGGAAAGAGGAGGATTACAAGATGAAGCAAGCAACAGAAACGATATTGAGAGCAATGACGCTGGAAGAAAAAGCTGATCTATGCGCCGGTCTAAACATGTGGATGACGAAGGAGATCGATCGTCTGGGGATCCCGTCTATCCATATGTACGATGGAACGAATGGCATACGTAAAACAAATAGTGACGAAGAAATAGGCATTACAGGCGAAAATTTACCAGCCACTTGTTATCCAACAGGCTCGGCTATCGGATCTTCGTGGAATGTGGAGCTACTGCATGAGGTTGGAGTCGCTCTTGGAAAGGAAGGGAGACAGATGGGCGTTCAGTTGCTTCTTGGACCTGGGATAAACATGAAGCGAACCCCTCTGGGTGGACGAAACTTCGAATATTATTCAGAGGATCCATGCCTGTCAGGGGAGCTTGGAGCCTCCTTCGTAAACGGCTTGCAAAGCCAAGGCGTCGGTGCGTCGGTTAAACATTTTGCTTGTAATAATCAAGAGTATGAAAAGATGGTAACAAGTTCGGAGGTTGATGAGCGGACACTGCGCGAAATTTATTTGAGCGCTTTCGAGCGGATAGTTAAAAAATCAAATCCGTGGACAATTATGTGTTCCTATAATCTGGTTAACGGTTCCTATGCAAGTGAAAACGAACATTTGCTGAACGATATTTTACGTGAAGAATGGGGATATGAAGGGGTCGTTTTGTCCGACTGGACAGCTGTCAATGATCGCATTCGCGGTCTTAAGGCAGGCCTAGATTTAGAAATGCCTGGGCCAGCCCATTACAATAGGAAAGCTATTGTTGAAGCTGTACAGGCAGGCAAGCTTGAAGAAGCTCTACTTGATAAGGTTGTCGGCCGAATCATCGAGTTGGTGCAAAAAACGACCGAAACAGGTATAAATAGAAACGAACAAGCAGCTATCGATTATCATGAATTGGCAAGGAAAGCGGCGTCAGAGAGCATTGTGCTGCTTAAAAACGATAATGATATTCTTCCGATTAACACGGCGAAGACAGCATCAGTTGCTATCATAGGAAAGTTCGCGAAGCAGCCGAGAATCCAAGGAGCTGGCAGTGCTAAAGTAACACCTTCCCGAGTTGATATTCCTTGGGAGGAAATGTGTAGAATTGCAGGTGATTCAATTGTACTGTCCTATGCAGAGGGTTATCCTACGGACGAAAGCGTGGATGAACGCCTCATCGAAGAAAGCGTCGAACTTGCGGCGAAGGCGGATATAGCGATTCTGTTTGTGGGACAACCTGAATATGCAGAATCCGAAATGCATGATTTAGAAGGTATTCATCTACCTATGCATCAAATTAAGCTAATTGAAGCCGTTTCCACAGTACAACCGAAATGCGTAGTCGTCACAAGCAGCGGATCAGCGCTTGCGATGCGTCCGTGGGTGCAGCATGTACCTGGCGTCCTTCATTCATGGCTTGCCGGACAAGGCAGCGGCAAAGCGATAGCCGACATTTTATTCGGGAACGTGAATCCTTCTGGTAAATTATCTGAGACTTTCCCTGTTAAGCTGTCCGATAATCCATCGTATATGCGTGTGCGGGGTGAAAATGGGAAGCTGTTTTACCGAGAGGGCTTGTTCGTTGGATATCGTTATTACGACAAGAAGGAGATTGTTCCGCAATTTTCTTTCGGGCACGGCTTATCGTATACGTCCTTCGTTTACTCAAATTTGAAGGCGATACAGCAAGAGGGTAAAATAACTGTCACTTGCAGTGTCGAAAATACAGGAGATGTGTTTGGCAAGGAAGTGGTGCAGTTGTATGTTCATGACGAGGAATGCGATTGGGTTCGTCCTGAAAAAGAGCTTAAGGCATTCACTAAGCTCGCCCTTGAGCCTGGCGAGAAGCAGGAAGTTTGTTTCTTACTCGAAGAGAGAGATCTTGCTTATTATAATACGAAATATAACAAATGGGTCGCAGAGACAGGTTATTATGAATTCGTAATCGGCAGTTCATCACGGGATATCCGCATTCGGGAGAGAGTGCTGTGTGATTTCGGCAGCGAAGAAATCGCTCTTCATAAGTTCAGTTTATTAAATGACTGGCTCAATCATCAAAGAGCGAAGCTGATTCTGACCGACTGCATTAACGAGATGAATCGCCATGTGTCCGACAAGGTATACTTAAATGAGGAGTTTGTCGGATTCTGGGGAGACTTTCCAGCCATTAAAATCATTCAAATGTTTGGTCAAAAATGGTTGACCGACAGATCGCCTGATCAAGTTATGGAGCAATTAATTCAAACGTTTGAGCTTGAACGGCATGATCGATAACAATGGATGTCAAAGGTTTAGAATAAGCAAAAAACAAGCGGCCTATAGAAGGACCGCTTGTTTGGTTTATGTCACCACATCAACAGCTGAAAATAAGTAGTTATTATTTCTGATCTTAGGCTGTTCTGGCCATGGTAATCTTCAAATCAATTAGAAGTAGAAAAGGAGTGTCCGTAAAGTTAGTATTATTGACTTGTAGGACACTCTTTTTTTGAAATTAAATTTAGTTATTGCTTAATTCAGGTTTCTTCTCTTTGCAATATGATGAAGCTCGCAGATGATAAATGCTTATGTTTTTGTTCGATAATACGCTCAACTTTGTAGTTGCTATAGGCTTTCAAATGATTTAAAATATCCCGATCTCGAATCGTCGGCACGAAGTTTGGCTCGTCGGCGCTAGTAATTCGCGTATATAAAATGACATGCTCCGCCTCGCATGAGAAAATGTCGTTCAATGTTTTGTTGAAATCATGGTCATCCGTAATATGGTAAAGAACGTCTAAACAAACGACGAGCTCGCATGTTAGATAACCATGGTTAACGAAGTGTCGAGGGTTGTAGGCGAGAAAGCTTTTGGAGCGATCACCGGCAAATATTTGCGCGCAAATATCGATGGAGGAATTGGCTACGTCCAAACCTAAATACTGTTCATAGCTCATTAACGATATTTGGTTTCCATCCCCGCATCCGAATTCGATTACCTTTTGAATCCCGTGTTCGCTTATAAAAGAATTAATTACCTCCGCTTTAAAGTCCGCCAGCACACCGTAAGAACCGCTGCCTGATGTGCCGCCTTGGGAGTAATTGTTGTCCCAATACGTCTTATAGTCAAATGGCGTCTTTTGTTCTTCGGTCATGTTGATCATTAGCCTCCTTTTATTTCATCCATTTCCTTGGCATCCACCATTATATGTATAACAGCTTTTAAGTGAACCGAAGCAAAGTCCTTATAATAGAAAACAACAAAATACTCAAAAAATAATAAAGAAAAAACTAAAAATGTGTTTTTAGTTGTTATTAGTTGTTTTTATGTTGACTTTGTAAAGGTAG from Paenibacillus sp. FSL K6-3182 carries:
- a CDS encoding alanine/glycine:cation symporter family protein gives rise to the protein MEQMIQDLIGIVNDFLWSKLLIVMLIAIGLYFTLRSNVLQLRMLKEMFRLLFESTSGPRGSISPFQAFCISMAARVGTGNITGIAIAIALGGPGAVFWMWIIAIIGSASSFVESTLAQVYKIKDGESFRGGPAYYMQAGLKKRWMGALFAILITLSFGLVFNAVQSNTITIAFENSFGTNRMAVGLIMTAIFAVIIIGGVKRIAKLSEYIVVVLAVLYIGVALTIVVINITDMPAVLALIVKNAFGIEQVAGGSLGAALMHGVKRGLFSNEAGMGSAPNAAATATTSHPAKQGLIQALGVLFDTLVICTSTAFIILLSGVYEQQGLGGIELTQAALSVHMGSWASGFLAIMVFLFAFSTLMGNYYYGETNIEFLNTSKVWLWLYRICVLAMVIFGSVAKVQLVWDLADLFMGLMVVVNLIAITLLSRIAFDVLRNYMQQKKAGRDPQFVKSSVKGLEDVECWDDKDVK
- a CDS encoding response regulator transcription factor is translated as MSKRTIVIADDQPLIRDGLAAILSMEEEYLVVATTCDGLATIAQVRLHRPELVLMDIHMPKLDGLEATKRIKTEFPDTKVLVLTTFEDEEYIWEAIRYGANGFLVKGVETKKLLSTIQDCLEERINYPSRIQKRLVQALNFPEQHEQGSPNEISEPYSIEQTDDMLNGLSAQERNIVMQLKQGKSNQAIASELFLTTGTVKNYLSAIYKKLKVSSRTEAIAYLHHSSGTSSPPSST
- a CDS encoding PTS transporter subunit EIIC yields the protein MDRLMKWMTEKFAPRLEAFTKNVWVDSIQEAIMVTLPMIFIGSLITLVSILKDYIPGMPDLTPITTFSFGLLGIFIAFLTPYMVMQKKERHKIKLIAGATGLSLFLMLLKPTFGDDGTVKFVLERFGPSGMITALLVGISVAAVMNAFNRFSWFKKDTNLPEFIVDWFDFLVPIALILTGGWLLIYQLHFDIFALIVSLFEPLNTISQSLAGFVLFNFVGVVLYSFGVSPWVITPILYSIWIPAIEENAALVAQGMEPVNINTFETFFSGWVGVGGLGATLPLVIWFLFAKSKKLSSIGKATIVPSLFNINEPVIYGAPIAFNPLLMVPMWINGIITPIIVYIVLDLGLVDIPSKVFQLWYTPIGLSTYLLSGLNGLLLLALVLFVIFVVWFPFFKVYDMQELKKEQQEAEGQEG
- a CDS encoding antibiotic biosynthesis monooxygenase, with amino-acid sequence MSEIAKTPQPPYYAVIFTSERTAIENQYKEMADEMVKLASVQPGYLGVESAREGLGITVSYWESLEAIQKWKQNERHLVAQQQGIAEWYSSYKTRVCKVERDYGFEKN
- a CDS encoding helix-turn-helix domain-containing protein, with product MRYLYEFIEHQDDLPIRLFVNSVAHVHFHWHKEIEIIYVLQGSVTIYLDQHQYLLQQDDIIVVSSMSVHKIERTSQDNVLLTLQFNPELMDEGSFIGCNSLQQTDENRENYDKIRRCLAQMAWEASKKAPGCRNYSLGFLHMLIGHLLRYFSTGLIEATLSEGKAFDYKRLNRVLQFVDRHYSQKISLQTIADQEHLSLHYFSHFFSDKIGIPFQKYLTLVRLEKAVIELTESSKSMTQIAHDCGFANVKLFNKYFKEKYECTPSAFREAVSSAMPASPARKPITYEESSSSDYYETDTILAMESLYRYLERDEEGTNALVAKSVVYTKVDIKVRVDESGQPFVPHWNRITTAGRAIEGLRADWQEQFLELQRNLAFTHIRFHGVFNDEMMIYNETDDGEPIYNWAYVDKLYDFLLQSGIRPFVELGFMPTLLRRSSETIFLWKGNIAPPAIQNKWDSLVRQFVRHCLNRYGIDEVKKWYFEVWNEPDLAGVCWAGTKEQYFEFYKSTAFSIKSINLELKVGGPALGYGSLWNESWATDFMSYCRAGNVPIDFFSFHVYSEYPNLKDEADTLTTIMPPSFYLDSVNKLRSQIGAYEAPPMELHMTEWNFSLYDRNLVHDTMFMASFVIHQALQTLGTMNSIAFWSFTDVFEESHVPPSIFYGGFGLINRNGLKKPSYYAFELLAKLGEKIVTRGDGYIVTSHNDGSLQILMYHYVHVDQLFASGDWSGLTEKSRYSIFEEKGDKAFLIKLQGLKSSYKMTSYQLDREHGSAFDEWIRMGTPVYPSKEELNYLQGKTGPEMKTELITDAESYEHTFVVPPHGVRLITLLKQY
- a CDS encoding acyltransferase domain-containing protein, with the protein product MMDITKFCEGIRLDESAQQHMFAYRMMEEEYKAYKQHFQLDRDSFFETVKQTGSYRKLLLYLFIRFAVDAYEEYRIRGIEDVVYYDTFSDIQIWSQNCLRDYGEYGIEEYNWMKEHVQLRLFRLGRLQFQPLALNSDVVINGQKVVKDQIVLNVHIPSGEPLDPQSVEKSFVLARAFFRGISPVYVCHSWLLYPELSEVLSVDSNIIQFQKHFYIYDVDAASREAEQRIFNQLKDNPFEYEEQTSLQRSAKAYLVAGHKLGSGYGIKINGES
- a CDS encoding sensor histidine kinase, with the translated sequence MDVQLNNKMTHILFIIVIGATVCLLFHTSKLSALLLLLVCTYIAIVLIRNYIMKINLEGWTGILCLSIQLALASVISIGSESFFAQIYILILVGEFSFYRSRNLSIIFTTVSYLSFVLGLLVYHQFPPFKEIAYMLPRIIDYFAIFGISLLAKIAFQQKNQLAKDNEQLRIASIELAKKTQLQERTRISRDIHDSVGHTLTSALAGLQTAAHAIEKNNYAIAKDMINRTKEYIDNGLDDVRSSVQLLHENVLDQPFIPELIKLIDETMRQTQVEITCEIDAALPKLQPIVEITIYRALQEGLTNGIRHGCSTHFEFSLTYREGQIRFILSNNGKVPSQFVHGFGLKAMNERVKEIGGELTILNERAADGVALDISIPIQRKTIERREQIV